From Plasmodium chabaudi chabaudi strain AS genome assembly, chromosome: 12, the proteins below share one genomic window:
- a CDS encoding fam-c protein (tmhmm; query 1-102; ~;query 1-4; ~;query 5-22; ~;query 23-101; ~pfam_scan;Pfam:PF09690.6; E()=7.5E-21;score=73.5;query 27-85;description=PYST-C1;~iprscan;InterPro:IPR006488 : Plasmodium yoelii subtelomeric PYST-C1;TIGR_TIGRFAMS:TIGR01601; score=4.0E-33;query 1-76;description=Uncharacterised domain PYST-C1, N-terminal;~iprscan;InterPro:IPR006488 : Plasmodium yoelii subtelomeric PYST-C1;Pfam:PF09690; score=7.7E-21;query 27-85;description=Uncharacterised domain PYST-C1, N-terminal) — MNKRIFSLVCIILYVILAVSIHCSEEKESGLRNRVIRVIKQIKRSNKKNDIASQRETKLNNNNNNNYRRYGDDDDDDDDYYYSDEETIITCCGCRCNKCAG; from the exons atgaataaacGGATATTTAGTTTAGTTTGTATCATATTGTATGTCATTTTGGCTGTATCAATACATTGCTCGGAGGAGAAA GAATCTGGCTTAAGAAATAGAGTCATTCGTGTTATCAAACAAATAAAGAGaagtaacaaaaaaaatgatatagcATCTCAACGCGAAaccaaattaaataataataataataataattatagaCGTTATGgtgatgatgatgatgatgatgatgattattattacagCGATGAAGAAACGATCATTACATGCTGTGGTTGTCGTTGTAATAAATGCGCTGGTTAA
- a CDS encoding fam-a protein (iprscan;InterPro:IPR006486 : Plasmodium yoelii subtelomeric PYST-A;TIGR_TIGRFAMS:TIGR01599; score=2.2E-59;query 97-295;description=Plasmodium yoelii subtelomeric PYST-A;~iprscan;Superfamily:SSF55961; score=2.2E-21;query 111-325;description=null) gives MNKGYIKVVLALLCVARYMENVAFASEHAPTPSSSNEEYKRQLSSPPKKAKQKLSSAPKKINQRAHFIPIGFKQKEYFNPIGFKQKTCFNPIECKRQLSLKAKEAKHAEYIMAEALEIAKKHAIHTNDYRPYSKRNGEIVYFKKVNDTDIGKLVFTIPNPDNYDDIVNMLWDPNGEKKFNIVFAKGNISRIYNENLVIIQQIYNGTVWNVYYHAIAHKVELSEDETAILLVSSNMNDHNKFGDTNYINTIVESANSFTPDIDSDEDIRSGKLTKLYINLMVFFIKKEANDVKITHLCSIDHLGSPTIPQDNIRTMTAYKMLNFVELRDIFKK, from the exons atgaataaaggATATATTAAGGTTGTTTTGGCACTTTTATGCGTCGCAAGATATATGGAAAATGTAGCATTTGCAAGCGAGCATGCTCCAACCCCCAGTTc TTCAAATGAAGAATATAAGCGGCAATTATCTTCCCCCCCTAAAAAAgctaaacaaaaattatctTCCGCccctaaaaaaattaaccaGCGAGCACATTTCATACCTATAGGatttaaacaaaaagaatattttaatcCTATAGGATTCAAACAAAAAACATGTTTTAATCCTATAGAATGTAAACGCCAATTGTCTTTAAAAGCTAAAGAAGCTAAACACGCAGAATATATTATGGCCGAAGCTTTAGAGATTGCAAAAAAGCATGCCATACATACAAATGATTACAGGCCATATTCTAAGAGAAATGGagaaattgtatattttaagaAAGTAAACGATACTGATATTGGAAAGCTTGTATTTACAATCCCCAACCCTGATAAT TATGATGATATAGTAAATATGTTATGGGATCCCAATGGTGAAAAGAAATTCAATATTGTATTCGCTAAag gaAACATTTCTCGAATTTACAATGAAAATTTAGTTATTATACAACAAATTTACAACGGCACAGTATGGaatgtatattatcatGCAATAGCCCACAAAGTTGAA cTATCAGAAGACGAAACTGCAATACTCTTGGTTTCATCAAATATGAATGATCATAATAAATTCGGGgatacaaattatataaatacaatcGTAGAAAGTGCAAATTCATTCACTCCTGATATCGATTCTGATGAAGATATTAGAAGTGGAAAATTAACCAAACTGTATATTAACTTAATggtatttttcattaaaaaggAAGCTAATGATGTTAAAATTACTCATCTCTGCTCT ATTGATCATCTTGGTTCTCCCACAATCCCACAAGATAATATTAGAACTATGACAGCCTACAAAATGTTAAATTTTGTCGAATTAAgagatatttttaaaaagtaa
- a CDS encoding fam-a protein (pfam_scan;Pfam:PF07418.7; E()=1.8E-18;score=67.0;query 29-222;description=PCEMA1;~iprscan;InterPro:IPR010882 : Acidic phosphoprotein PCEMA1;Pfam:PF07418; score=1.8E-18;query 29-222;description=Acidic phosphoprotein PCEMA1;~iprscan;InterPro:IPR006486 : Plasmodium yoelii subtelomeric PYST-A;TIGR_TIGRFAMS:TIGR01599; score=5.8E-70;query 50-258;description=Plasmodium yoelii subtelomeric PYST-A;~iprscan;Superfamily:SSF55961; score=2.33E-19;query 68-261;description=null), with protein sequence MNKFYIQIFFFLLSVSVYLNNKILATEPVPEENASTISKNNYATSEEIYEKNKELLCTKPEEIKNAEKLMNEATIHLIDHARSKDGYRFVANDPLNNLYLYKKKHTGHTQVKKYIYGVSGPNKYNETIDEFWDPDCISFLDNKSAKRKIVRVYNPNLVIIQQRYKGSIMGRHKYFYALAKKTQISEDKTVIVMSSANIIDHHPSKKEYKNTIVESANLFTTEIDSEEDIRKGKLKKMFVNIAGYIIEKRVNCVDITYIKSIND encoded by the exons atgaataaattttatattcaaatatttttttttcttttaagtGTCTCAGTATACCTGAACAATAAAATCCTTGCAACTGAGCCAGTTCCAGAGGAAAATGCATCAactatatcaaaaaataattatgctac TTCGgaagaaatatatgaaaaaaacaaagaatTATTGTGTACCAAACccgaagaaataaaaaatgcagaAAAACTTATGAACGAAGCTACAATTCATTTAATAGATCATGCTAGAAGTAAAGATGGTTATAGATTTGTAGCGAATGATCCTcttaataatttgtatctttataaaaaaaaacatactGGACATACACaggttaaaaaatatatatatggagTTTCTGGGCCCAATAAG TATAATGAAACAATAGACGAGTTTTGGGATCCCGATTGTATCAGTTTTCTCGATAATAAATCTGCTAAAA gAAAAATTGTCCGTGTATACAATCCAAATttagtaataatacaaCAACGTTACAAAGGTTCGATTATGGGCcgtcataaatatttttatgctttAGCCAAAAAAACTCAA aTATCAGAAGACAAAACTGTAATTGTCATGAGTTCAGCAAATATAATTGATCACCACCCTTCCAagaaagaatataaaaacacaATCGTAGAAAGCGCAAATTTATTCACAACAGAAATTGATTCTGAAGAAGATAttagaaaaggaaaattaaagaaaatgttTGTTAACATAGCTGGATACATCATTGAAAAAAGAGTCAATTGTGTTGATATCACCTATATCAAATCTATAAATg attga
- a CDS encoding fam-a protein (pfam_scan;Pfam:PF07418.7; E()=8.2E-19;score=68.1;query 45-220;description=PCEMA1;~iprscan;InterPro:IPR010882 : Acidic phosphoprotein PCEMA1;Pfam:PF07418; score=8.5E-19;query 45-220;description=Acidic phosphoprotein PCEMA1;~iprscan;InterPro:IPR006486 : Plasmodium yoelii subtelomeric PYST-A;TIGR_TIGRFAMS:TIGR01599; score=6.1E-64;query 50-256;description=Plasmodium yoelii subtelomeric PYST-A;~iprscan;Superfamily:SSF55961; score=4.58E-17;query 70-260;description=null) has translation MNKIYIQIVFFLLSVSVYLNNKTLATEPASGKTTKTKSKNSYATSEEIYEKNKELLCTNPEETINAINLMNEAAVHLIHHAKSSYKRVGENPIYKAFLYKKKHDNNTDIVKIKYRKNDPNKYNKVVGKLWDPDIKNLVDPRSTKRKIARVYNPNLVIIQQRYKDAVLGRWKYFYALAKKTQISEDKTIIVMTSANIIDHHPSKKEYKNTIIENANLFTTEIDSEEDIRNGKLKKKFLNIGGYIIEKKDKCVLITYVGSIDGHIFF, from the exons atgaataaaatttatattcaaattgttttttttcttttaagtGTCTCAGTATAcctgaataataaaacccTTGCAACTGAGCCTGCTTCAGGAAAAACTACAAAAAccaaatcaaaaaatagttaTGCTAC TTCGgaagaaatatatgaaaaaaacaaagaatTATTGTGTACCAATCCTGAAGAAACTATAAACGCAATCAACCTTATGAACGAAGCTGCAGTACATTTAATACATCATGCTAAATCCAGTTATAAGCGTGTGGGGGAAAATCCTATATATAAGGcgtttttgtataaaaaaaaacatgacAATAATACAGATATTGTAAAGATCAAATATAGAAAGAATGATCCGAATAAG TATAATAAAGTAGTAGGCAAGTTATGGGATCCTGATATTAAAAACCTGGTCGATCCTAGATCTACAAAAA gAAAAATTGCTCGTGTGTACAATCCAAATTTAGTAATCATACAACAACGTTACAAAGATGCGGTTTTGGGCCGttggaaatatttttatgctttAGCCAAAAAAACTCAA aTATCAGAagataaaacaataattgTCATGACTTCAGCAAATATAATTGATCACCACCCTTCCAagaaagaatataaaaacacaATCATAGAAAACGCAAATTTATTCACAACAGAAATTGATTCCGAAGAGGACATTAGAAATgggaaattaaaaaaaaagttccTTAACATAGGTGGATACAtcattgaaaaaaaagacaaatgTGTTCTTATCACCTATGTCGGCTCT ATTGATGGgcatattttcttttaa